In Apilactobacillus bombintestini, one genomic interval encodes:
- the tpiA gene encoding triose-phosphate isomerase, with protein sequence MRTPFIVGNWKMNLTMKQVDDFLDTIKGQLPDPNNVECAIAASSIYLDKLTEYCKNDVHLKAAAQNCFYKNSGAYTGEVSPMAIADMGVSYVMLGHSERRKYFHESNQMINKKVKAVLSNGMVPIICCDETMAKRKTYDEMNWVVNPVIEALKGVSAEDAKKIVIGYEPSWAIGTGKSASGKEIEEACFLIRETIQDLYGKEVSDLVRIVYGGSVNAKNVKEIMSQPDVDGVLPGTSSLKPEDFIKITNFGK encoded by the coding sequence ATGAGAACTCCTTTTATTGTGGGAAACTGGAAAATGAATTTAACTATGAAACAAGTTGATGATTTTCTAGATACAATTAAAGGACAGCTTCCTGATCCAAATAATGTAGAATGTGCAATTGCTGCATCATCTATTTATTTGGATAAACTAACTGAATATTGTAAAAATGATGTTCATTTAAAGGCCGCTGCACAGAATTGCTTTTATAAAAATTCTGGTGCATACACAGGAGAAGTTAGTCCTATGGCAATTGCTGACATGGGCGTTTCGTATGTTATGTTAGGACATTCAGAACGCAGAAAGTATTTCCATGAAAGCAATCAAATGATTAATAAAAAGGTTAAAGCTGTATTATCAAATGGTATGGTGCCTATCATTTGTTGTGATGAAACTATGGCAAAACGTAAAACATATGATGAAATGAATTGGGTAGTAAATCCTGTTATTGAAGCTCTTAAGGGAGTATCTGCTGAGGATGCTAAGAAAATAGTCATTGGCTACGAACCAAGTTGGGCTATTGGAACTGGTAAATCAGCAAGTGGTAAAGAAATTGAAGAAGCTTGCTTTTTAATCAGAGAGACTATTCAAGATTTATATGGTAAAGAAGTTTCTGATTTAGTAAGAATTGTATATGGTGGCAGTGTTAATGCTAAAAATGTAAAAGAAATTATGAGCCAACCTGATGTTGATGGCGTATTGCCTGGTACCAGCAGTTTGAAGCCAGAAGATTTTATAAAAATAACTAATTTTGGAAAA
- a CDS encoding phosphoglycerate kinase → MAKTVVSDLDLKGKKVLMRVDFNVPIKEGVVGDTSRIVGAIPTIKYVVEHGGKAVLFSHLGRIKSEDDKEGLSLRPVAEKLSELINKPVTFVPETEGKKLEDAVNNMNDGDIVLVQNTRYEDVVNGENVKRESGNDPKLGEYWASLGDCFVNDAFGTAHRQHASNVGIAKAMEANNKPVAAGFLMEKEIKFIGGAVNDPKRPFVAILGGAKVSDKIGVIDNLLGKADKIIIGGGMTYTFYAAKGYKIGNSLVEKDKIDTAKEILEKGGDKIVLPVDSVVAPEFNNDAPTQVVGEDIPDGQMALDIGPKSIKLFEDVLRNAKTVVWNGPMGVFEMSNFAKGTLAVGKFLGDLNEATTVVGGGDSTAACNELGVADKLSHVSTGGGASLEYMEGKTLPGIASITDK, encoded by the coding sequence TTGGCTAAGACTGTTGTTTCTGATTTAGATTTAAAAGGCAAAAAAGTTTTAATGCGTGTCGACTTCAACGTTCCTATTAAGGAAGGCGTTGTTGGTGATACTAGTCGTATTGTTGGTGCTATTCCAACTATCAAATACGTTGTTGAACATGGTGGAAAGGCCGTACTATTCTCACACTTAGGTAGAATTAAGAGTGAAGACGACAAGGAAGGTCTTTCACTACGTCCAGTTGCTGAAAAGCTATCTGAACTAATTAACAAGCCTGTTACTTTCGTTCCTGAAACTGAAGGTAAAAAACTTGAAGATGCTGTTAATAACATGAATGACGGTGACATTGTATTAGTACAAAACACTCGTTATGAAGATGTTGTTAATGGTGAAAACGTAAAGCGTGAATCTGGTAACGATCCTAAATTAGGTGAATACTGGGCTTCATTAGGTGACTGCTTTGTAAACGATGCATTCGGTACTGCTCACCGTCAACACGCTTCAAACGTTGGTATTGCAAAAGCTATGGAAGCAAACAACAAACCTGTTGCTGCTGGTTTCTTAATGGAAAAAGAAATTAAGTTTATCGGTGGTGCCGTTAACGATCCTAAGCGTCCATTTGTTGCCATCTTAGGTGGTGCAAAGGTTTCTGATAAGATTGGTGTTATCGACAATCTATTAGGTAAAGCTGACAAGATCATTATCGGTGGTGGAATGACTTACACATTCTACGCTGCTAAAGGTTACAAGATTGGTAACTCATTAGTTGAAAAGGATAAGATTGACACTGCTAAGGAAATCTTAGAAAAGGGTGGAGACAAGATTGTTCTACCTGTTGACTCTGTCGTAGCTCCTGAATTTAACAATGATGCACCTACACAAGTTGTTGGTGAAGATATTCCTGATGGACAAATGGCATTAGACATTGGTCCTAAGAGTATCAAACTATTTGAAGATGTTCTAAGAAACGCTAAGACTGTTGTTTGGAATGGACCTATGGGTGTATTCGAAATGAGCAACTTTGCTAAAGGTACTTTAGCTGTTGGTAAGTTCTTAGGTGACTTAAACGAAGCTACTACTGTTGTTGGTGGTGGTGACTCAACTGCTGCATGTAACGAACTAGGTGTAGCTGACAAGCTATCACACGTTTCAACTGGTGGTGGAGCTTCACTAGAATACATGGAAGGTAAGACCTTACCAGGTATCGCTTCAATTACTGATAAATAA
- the gap gene encoding type I glyceraldehyde-3-phosphate dehydrogenase: MTVKIGINGFGRIGRLAFKRIHELNSDEIEVAAINDLTTPSMLAYLLKYDSTHGKFPGEVSSTDNGIVVDGKEIPVYAEKNAADLPWVKNDGVDFVLECTGFYTSEEKSQAHLDAGAKRVLISAPAGQIKTVVPGVNLDTLNADDKIVSAGSCTTSSIAPSAYFLNKDFGIKVGTMTTIHAFTSTQAILDGPRGKKYRNNRTASTNTIPHSTGAAKALGLVIPELNGKLNGVAQRVGIVDGSLTELTAIVDKKNVTADEINAKMKEHTDGNEAFGYNDEPIVSSDIIGDTHGSVFDATQTDVTTVGDDQLVKVWTWYDNEWGFTCNMVRTLLHFAKL; this comes from the coding sequence ATGACTGTAAAAATTGGTATTAACGGTTTTGGTCGTATCGGTCGTTTGGCTTTCAAACGTATCCACGAACTAAACTCAGACGAAATTGAAGTTGCTGCTATCAATGATTTAACAACTCCTTCAATGCTTGCATATTTACTAAAATATGATTCTACTCACGGTAAGTTCCCAGGTGAAGTTTCTTCAACTGATAACGGTATCGTTGTAGACGGTAAAGAAATTCCAGTTTACGCTGAAAAGAATGCCGCTGACCTACCATGGGTTAAGAATGATGGTGTTGACTTTGTACTAGAATGTACAGGTTTCTACACTTCAGAAGAAAAATCACAAGCTCACTTAGACGCTGGTGCAAAACGTGTTCTAATTTCAGCACCTGCTGGTCAAATTAAGACTGTTGTTCCTGGTGTTAACTTGGATACTCTAAATGCTGACGACAAGATCGTTTCAGCTGGTTCATGTACTACAAGTAGTATCGCTCCTTCAGCATACTTCTTAAACAAAGACTTTGGTATCAAAGTTGGTACTATGACTACTATCCATGCATTTACTTCAACACAAGCTATCCTAGATGGCCCTCGTGGTAAGAAGTACAGAAACAACCGTACTGCTTCAACTAACACTATTCCTCACTCAACTGGTGCTGCTAAGGCTCTAGGTCTAGTTATCCCAGAACTAAACGGTAAGTTGAATGGTGTTGCTCAACGTGTTGGTATCGTTGACGGTTCATTGACTGAATTAACAGCTATCGTTGACAAGAAGAACGTTACTGCTGATGAAATCAATGCTAAGATGAAGGAACACACTGACGGTAACGAAGCATTTGGTTACAATGATGAACCAATTGTTTCAAGTGATATCATTGGTGATACTCACGGATCAGTATTTGATGCTACTCAAACTGATGTAACTACTGTTGGTGATGACCAATTAGTTAAGGTATGGACTTGGTACGATAACGAATGGGGCTTCACTTGCAACATGGTTCGTACTCTATTACACTTTGCTAAACTTTAA
- the clpP gene encoding ATP-dependent Clp endopeptidase proteolytic subunit ClpP, translating to MNLVPTVIEQSSSGERAYDIYSRLLKDRIIMLSGPIEDNMANTIIAQLLFLDAQDSEKDIYLYINSPGGVVTAGMAIYDTMKFVKADVQTIVMGMAASMASVLASSGTKGKRFALPHSEVLIHQPSGGAQGQQTEIAIAAESILKTRKMINEILAQNSGQSIEKVNRDTERDKYLSAQEAVDYGLIDSIMTNSSERK from the coding sequence ATGAATTTAGTCCCAACTGTCATTGAACAATCATCAAGTGGTGAACGTGCTTATGACATTTACTCAAGACTACTAAAAGATAGAATCATTATGCTATCAGGTCCAATCGAAGACAATATGGCTAATACCATTATTGCTCAACTATTATTCCTAGATGCACAAGATTCTGAAAAGGATATTTACCTATACATTAACTCACCTGGTGGTGTAGTTACTGCCGGTATGGCCATTTACGATACTATGAAGTTTGTTAAAGCAGATGTTCAAACTATCGTTATGGGTATGGCTGCTTCAATGGCCAGTGTCTTGGCTTCTTCTGGTACTAAGGGTAAACGTTTTGCATTACCTCATTCAGAAGTATTAATTCACCAACCTTCTGGTGGTGCTCAAGGTCAACAAACTGAAATTGCTATTGCTGCTGAATCTATTTTGAAGACTAGAAAGATGATTAATGAAATTCTAGCTCAAAACTCTGGACAAAGCATTGAAAAGGTTAACCGCGATACTGAACGTGATAAGTACTTAAGCGCTCAAGAAGCAGTTGACTATGGTCTAATCGATAGCATTATGACTAACAGTTCTGAAAGAAAATAA
- the whiA gene encoding DNA-binding protein WhiA: MSYASEVKKELTTLEVHRENAKAELMALIRMNGSISLSNQKIILNIQTENPAIARRIYRLILEFYDVESKLVVRKKMKLNKNNVYVVRIMYHAKDILDDLGIFDNYQIVERVPIEMLKNDAQVRSYLRGAFLAGGSVNNPETSRYHLEIYSLYEEHNDMISEMMNGYELNSRTTDRRSGYITYLKEAEKIANFLQLIGATNAMLKFEDVRIMRDMRNSVNRLVNCENANMNKVANASTKQLANIKYIEETIGLDKLPEKLYEVAVTRVKMPEVSLKELSESLPSGSISKSGINHRLRKINDFAEKLREGSI; encoded by the coding sequence TTGTCATACGCAAGTGAAGTGAAAAAAGAACTTACTACTTTAGAAGTTCATCGAGAAAATGCTAAGGCAGAGTTAATGGCTTTGATTCGTATGAATGGATCGATTTCATTATCTAATCAAAAAATCATTTTGAATATCCAAACTGAAAATCCTGCAATAGCACGAAGAATTTATAGATTGATTTTAGAATTTTATGACGTAGAAAGTAAATTAGTTGTAAGAAAGAAAATGAAGTTAAATAAAAACAACGTCTATGTCGTAAGAATTATGTATCATGCTAAAGATATTTTGGATGATTTAGGTATTTTTGATAATTATCAAATTGTCGAAAGAGTTCCTATTGAAATGCTAAAAAATGATGCACAAGTTAGATCATATTTGAGGGGAGCTTTCTTAGCAGGCGGTTCAGTTAATAATCCAGAAACTTCTAGATATCATCTTGAAATTTATTCATTATATGAGGAACACAATGATATGATTTCAGAAATGATGAATGGTTATGAATTGAATTCTAGAACCACTGATCGTAGAAGTGGATATATCACTTATTTGAAGGAAGCTGAAAAGATTGCTAACTTCTTACAGTTAATTGGTGCTACTAACGCCATGCTTAAATTTGAAGATGTTCGAATTATGCGTGACATGAGAAATTCTGTTAACAGATTGGTTAACTGTGAGAATGCCAATATGAATAAGGTAGCTAATGCATCTACTAAACAATTAGCTAATATAAAATACATTGAAGAAACCATTGGACTAGATAAATTGCCAGAAAAATTATATGAAGTGGCAGTTACTAGGGTTAAAATGCCGGAAGTTAGTTTAAAAGAATTAAGCGAATCATTGCCTAGTGGTAGTATTTCTAAATCAGGAATTAATCATCGACTAAGAAAAATTAATGATTTTGCTGAAAAACTAAGAGAAGGATCGATATAA
- a CDS encoding gluconeogenesis factor YvcK family protein produces the protein MNKKDLSRKPQIVVIGGGTGLPVILNNLKQQDVEITAIVNVADDGGSSGRLSKGINAVPPGDIRNVLTSLSNLSKEELKLFQYRFKNNDSFLSGHSLGNLVIAALSEMKGDINTAVEFLSSMMKITGKVYPATNERLQLCAEFQDGTQMSGEYEITYADKKIKRVWVECFDKKSIPEADEQVIQAILNADEIVLGPGSLFTSILPNLMINNLGKAVIKSKAKIIYICNIMTQLGETDGFTDADHVAVLNRHMHCNFIDTVIVNTEPVPVEKIDYQKFNEICKPVKHDQLSLEKMGCNTIVGNFLQINNHGVFHNGRLVAEQLVDLLTRK, from the coding sequence TTGAATAAAAAAGATTTATCTCGAAAGCCACAAATAGTTGTTATTGGTGGTGGAACGGGATTACCAGTGATTCTAAATAATTTAAAACAACAAGATGTTGAAATAACAGCTATTGTTAATGTCGCAGATGACGGAGGATCATCTGGTAGATTAAGTAAAGGAATCAATGCTGTTCCTCCTGGTGATATTAGAAATGTTTTAACTTCATTGTCTAATTTATCAAAAGAAGAACTTAAATTATTTCAATACCGATTTAAAAATAACGACAGTTTCTTATCTGGACATTCACTTGGTAATTTAGTAATTGCTGCTTTATCTGAAATGAAGGGCGATATTAATACTGCTGTGGAATTTTTAAGTAGTATGATGAAAATCACAGGAAAAGTATATCCAGCAACTAACGAAAGATTGCAACTATGTGCTGAATTTCAAGATGGTACACAAATGTCAGGTGAATATGAAATAACTTATGCTGATAAAAAAATTAAGCGAGTTTGGGTAGAATGCTTTGATAAGAAAAGTATTCCAGAAGCTGATGAACAAGTTATTCAGGCTATATTAAATGCTGATGAAATAGTATTAGGACCTGGTAGTTTATTTACAAGTATCTTACCTAATTTAATGATTAATAATCTGGGAAAAGCGGTTATTAAATCTAAAGCTAAAATTATATATATTTGCAATATTATGACGCAGTTAGGGGAAACAGATGGATTTACAGATGCAGATCATGTGGCAGTTTTAAATAGACATATGCATTGTAATTTTATTGATACTGTGATTGTAAATACTGAACCGGTACCTGTGGAAAAAATTGATTATCAGAAATTTAATGAAATTTGTAAACCAGTAAAACACGATCAATTATCACTGGAAAAAATGGGATGCAACACCATTGTAGGTAATTTCTTGCAGATTAATAATCATGGTGTATTTCATAATGGAAGATTGGTAGCAGAGCAGTTAGTAGATTTGTTGACAAGAAAGTAA
- the uvrA gene encoding excinuclease ABC subunit UvrA: MKNDKIVIKGARAHNLKNVNVSIPKNKLTVMTGLSGSGKSSLAFDTLYAEGQRRYVESLSSYARQFLGQMDKPDVDSIEGLSPAIAIDQKTTSKNPRSTVGTVTEINDYFRLLWARVGTPICPNDGTKITRQSIDQMIDEVMQLPERTKLQILSPIVRDKRGQQKKVIEKIKREGFVRYRVDGEVHEVEDDVELEKNKRHNIDIVVDRIIVKDGINSRLSDSLETALRLSGGYAVADLMGHGDNLIFSEHYACPLCGFTVSELEPRLFSFNSPIGACPECDGLGVKLEVDESLVVPDKNKTLNEGAIEPWNPISSKFYPSLLEQACAAFGVDMDTPFKKLPKKQRDLVLYGSNGKEFHFHFNSSFGGVRDTDAPFEGVMNNVDRRYRETNSDFTRGQMRKFMTELTCQTCHGYRLNPEAISVKIDGLNISQAADLDVMKELDFFKQLHFGKKDSVIAKPILKEIIDRLTFLKNVGLDYLTLSRSAGTLSGGESQRIRLATQIGSNLSGVLYVLDEPSIGLHQRDNDRLISSLKSMRDLGNTLVVVEHGEDTMRSADYIVDIGPGAGANGGKIMAVGTPKEIEENDNSLTGQYLSGKKFIPVPLKRRKGNGKKIKVTGAQENNLKNITAEIPLGEFNVVTGVSGSGKSTLINRIMKRALAQKMNNNSQKPGKYKSISGYKNIGKLINIDQSPIGRTPRSNPATYTGVFDDIRNLFTETNEAKLRGYKKGRFSFNVKGGRCETCHGDGILKIEMNFLPDVYVPCEVCHGTRYNAETLEVEYKGKNIAEVLDMTVDQALDFFSAIPKITRKLKTIDEVGLGYVKLGQSATTLSGGEAQRMKLAAELYKKSAGNNLYILDEPTIGLHTDDIKRLLVVLHELVDQGNTVVIIEHNLDVIKTADHIIDLGPEGGDGGGEIIATGTPEEVVKEKKSYTGQYLAEVLKRDTERTIKANKNK, from the coding sequence TTGAAAAACGACAAAATTGTTATAAAGGGTGCACGAGCACATAATTTAAAAAATGTGAATGTTTCTATTCCTAAAAATAAATTAACTGTAATGACTGGTTTGTCAGGATCTGGAAAAAGTTCTTTAGCATTCGATACTTTGTATGCAGAAGGACAAAGACGTTATGTAGAAAGTTTATCTTCATATGCCAGACAATTTTTAGGACAAATGGATAAACCTGATGTAGATTCTATTGAAGGATTAAGTCCGGCAATTGCTATTGATCAAAAGACTACTTCCAAGAATCCACGTTCTACCGTAGGAACGGTTACAGAAATAAATGATTACTTTAGATTGCTATGGGCTAGAGTAGGGACACCAATCTGTCCTAATGATGGAACCAAGATTACTAGACAATCTATTGACCAAATGATTGACGAAGTTATGCAATTACCAGAAAGAACTAAGTTACAAATTTTGTCACCCATAGTTAGAGACAAACGTGGCCAACAAAAGAAAGTTATTGAAAAAATTAAACGTGAAGGTTTTGTACGTTACCGTGTAGATGGTGAAGTACATGAAGTAGAAGATGACGTAGAGTTGGAAAAAAACAAGCGTCATAATATTGATATTGTGGTGGATAGAATCATCGTTAAAGATGGAATTAATTCACGACTATCTGATTCATTAGAAACTGCTTTACGTTTAAGTGGAGGATATGCAGTAGCTGATTTAATGGGTCATGGAGATAATCTTATCTTCTCTGAACATTATGCTTGTCCACTTTGTGGATTTACAGTTAGTGAACTAGAACCTAGATTGTTCTCATTTAATTCACCTATTGGTGCATGTCCTGAATGTGATGGATTAGGAGTTAAGTTAGAAGTCGATGAAAGTTTAGTAGTTCCAGATAAAAACAAGACACTAAACGAAGGTGCCATTGAACCATGGAATCCTATCAGTTCAAAATTTTATCCTAGCTTATTAGAACAAGCTTGTGCAGCATTTGGAGTGGATATGGATACTCCTTTTAAGAAGTTGCCTAAGAAGCAAAGAGACCTAGTATTATATGGATCTAATGGAAAAGAATTTCATTTCCATTTCAATAGTAGTTTTGGTGGTGTTCGTGATACTGATGCTCCATTTGAAGGGGTTATGAATAACGTTGATCGTCGCTACCGTGAAACTAATAGTGATTTTACTAGGGGACAAATGCGTAAATTCATGACTGAATTAACTTGTCAAACCTGTCATGGTTACCGTTTAAATCCTGAAGCAATTAGTGTAAAAATTGACGGATTAAATATTAGCCAAGCTGCTGATTTAGACGTGATGAAAGAATTAGATTTCTTTAAGCAACTTCATTTTGGTAAAAAAGATTCAGTAATAGCCAAACCAATCTTAAAAGAAATCATAGATCGTCTTACTTTCTTAAAGAACGTGGGATTAGATTACTTAACTTTATCTAGATCTGCTGGAACTTTATCTGGTGGTGAATCTCAAAGAATTCGTTTAGCTACTCAAATTGGATCTAATTTATCAGGTGTATTGTATGTATTGGATGAACCATCTATTGGATTACACCAACGTGATAATGACCGTTTGATTTCATCATTAAAATCTATGCGTGATTTAGGAAACACCTTAGTTGTAGTAGAACATGGTGAAGATACTATGCGCTCCGCAGATTACATTGTAGATATTGGTCCAGGAGCTGGAGCTAATGGTGGAAAGATAATGGCAGTGGGTACACCTAAAGAAATTGAAGAAAACGATAATTCATTAACTGGACAATATTTATCTGGTAAGAAATTTATTCCAGTTCCTTTGAAACGTCGTAAAGGTAATGGAAAGAAAATTAAAGTTACCGGTGCGCAAGAAAACAACTTGAAAAATATTACTGCAGAAATTCCTTTAGGTGAATTTAACGTAGTTACTGGTGTTTCAGGTTCTGGTAAATCTACATTAATCAACCGTATTATGAAGCGTGCATTGGCACAAAAGATGAATAATAATTCTCAAAAGCCAGGTAAGTACAAATCTATTTCTGGTTATAAAAATATTGGTAAGTTAATTAATATTGATCAAAGCCCTATAGGAAGAACTCCACGTAGTAATCCTGCTACTTATACAGGTGTTTTTGATGATATTAGAAACTTATTTACTGAAACTAATGAAGCTAAATTACGTGGATACAAGAAAGGCAGATTTAGTTTTAATGTAAAAGGTGGAAGATGTGAAACTTGTCATGGGGATGGAATTCTAAAAATTGAAATGAATTTCTTACCTGATGTTTATGTACCTTGTGAAGTATGTCATGGAACTCGTTATAATGCGGAAACATTGGAAGTTGAATACAAAGGTAAGAACATTGCTGAAGTATTAGATATGACAGTTGATCAAGCACTTGATTTCTTCTCAGCAATTCCTAAAATCACTAGAAAGCTAAAAACTATTGATGAAGTAGGATTGGGATATGTGAAATTAGGACAATCAGCTACTACTTTATCTGGTGGTGAAGCACAACGTATGAAATTGGCTGCTGAATTGTATAAGAAATCAGCCGGAAATAATTTATATATTTTAGATGAACCTACTATCGGATTACACACTGATGACATTAAACGTTTATTAGTGGTATTGCATGAATTAGTAGATCAAGGTAATACTGTGGTAATTATTGAACATAATTTGGATGTAATTAAAACCGCTGATCATATCATTGATTTAGGACCCGAAGGAGGAGACGGTGGTGGTGAAATTATTGCTACCGGAACCCCTGAAGAAGTGGTTAAGGAAAAGAAGAGTTATACGGGTCAATATTTAGCAGAAGTATTAAAACGAGATACTGAAAGAACTATAAAAGCTAATAAAAATAAGTAA
- the uvrB gene encoding excinuclease ABC subunit UvrB, with the protein MERENNNKFDLVSNYKPTGDQPEAISRLTKGVEDGQKSQILLGATGTGKTFTISNVIKNVNKPTLILSHNKTLAGQLYGEFKQFFPNNAVEYFVSYYDYYQPEAYVPSSDTYIEKDSSINDEIDKLRHAATNALLTRNDVIIVASVSSIFGLGSPKEYYKHTIPLSVGQQIERDDLLRKLVDIQFDRNDIDFQRGRFRVHGDVVDIFPASGDEHAFRVEFFGDEIDSIKEIDTLTGEFIGRKDNIVIFPATHFLTDEQNMNNALRKIKKEMQEQVAKFESEGKLLEAQRLKQRTTYDIEMLAEMGYTNGIENYSRYMDNRKKGEAPYTLLDFFPDDYLLVVDESHQTLPQIGGMYHGDKARKEQLIKYGFRLPSALDNRPLKMPEFKQRVNQAIYMSATPGPRELEETDPKNVVQQIIRPTGLLDPTVEVRPIMGQMDDLVGEINKRIEANERTFVTTLTKKMAEDLTDYLKDLGIKVAYLHSDIKTLERTKILRELRLGKYDVLVGINLLREGIDVPEVSLVAILDADKEGFLRNERSLIQTIGRAARNEHGAVIMYADYTTESMQKAIDETARRRKIQIQYNKDHGITPHTIKKPIRDLISYDNKDDNDNNEDHSFVESDFQKLSKKDQKRMLETLTKEMKHAAAKLDFEKAASLRDTVMELKSEM; encoded by the coding sequence ATAGAACGCGAGAATAATAATAAATTTGACTTAGTGTCTAACTACAAACCAACTGGAGACCAACCTGAAGCTATTAGTAGATTAACTAAAGGAGTAGAGGATGGTCAAAAGAGCCAAATTCTATTGGGTGCTACCGGTACCGGTAAAACCTTTACTATCTCTAACGTAATAAAAAATGTAAATAAACCCACTTTGATTTTGTCACACAACAAAACGTTGGCAGGACAATTGTATGGTGAATTTAAACAATTCTTCCCTAATAATGCTGTGGAATACTTTGTTAGTTATTATGACTACTACCAACCAGAAGCTTATGTACCTTCTAGTGATACTTATATTGAAAAGGATTCCTCAATAAATGATGAAATTGATAAATTACGACATGCTGCAACTAATGCATTACTAACTAGAAATGATGTAATTATTGTTGCATCTGTATCATCTATTTTTGGTTTAGGTAGTCCTAAAGAATACTACAAACATACTATTCCATTAAGTGTAGGACAACAAATCGAACGAGATGATTTATTAAGAAAATTAGTGGATATTCAATTTGATCGTAACGACATTGATTTTCAACGTGGTCGTTTTAGAGTTCATGGGGATGTGGTGGATATTTTCCCTGCATCTGGTGATGAACACGCTTTTCGAGTTGAATTCTTCGGTGATGAAATTGATTCTATTAAAGAAATCGATACATTAACTGGTGAATTTATAGGTAGAAAAGATAATATAGTTATTTTCCCTGCGACCCACTTTTTAACTGATGAACAAAACATGAATAATGCTTTGCGTAAAATTAAAAAAGAAATGCAAGAACAAGTGGCTAAATTTGAAAGTGAAGGAAAATTACTTGAAGCACAAAGATTAAAGCAAAGAACTACTTATGATATAGAAATGTTAGCTGAAATGGGTTATACCAACGGTATCGAAAATTATTCTAGATATATGGATAACCGTAAAAAGGGTGAAGCTCCTTATACATTACTAGATTTCTTCCCTGATGATTATTTATTAGTTGTGGATGAATCTCACCAAACTTTGCCACAAATAGGTGGTATGTATCATGGGGATAAAGCTAGAAAAGAACAATTAATTAAATACGGCTTTAGATTACCTAGTGCTTTGGATAATCGTCCTTTGAAGATGCCTGAATTTAAGCAAAGAGTAAACCAAGCAATCTACATGTCAGCAACTCCTGGTCCTCGTGAACTAGAAGAAACTGACCCTAAGAATGTGGTACAACAAATTATTCGTCCAACTGGACTATTAGATCCTACTGTAGAGGTTAGACCAATAATGGGACAAATGGATGATTTAGTTGGTGAAATTAATAAACGTATTGAAGCTAATGAAAGAACTTTTGTTACTACTTTGACCAAGAAAATGGCTGAAGATTTAACCGATTACTTAAAAGATTTAGGAATTAAGGTTGCTTATTTACATTCAGACATTAAGACCTTGGAAAGAACTAAAATTTTACGTGAATTACGTTTAGGAAAATATGATGTACTAGTAGGTATTAATCTATTAAGAGAAGGTATTGATGTTCCTGAAGTTTCATTAGTAGCAATTTTAGATGCTGATAAGGAAGGTTTCTTACGTAATGAACGTTCATTAATTCAAACTATCGGTAGAGCTGCTAGAAACGAACATGGTGCAGTTATTATGTATGCTGATTACACCACTGAATCTATGCAAAAAGCTATTGATGAAACTGCTAGAAGAAGAAAAATTCAAATTCAATACAATAAAGATCATGGAATTACTCCACATACTATTAAGAAGCCAATTCGTGATTTGATTAGCTATGATAACAAGGATGACAATGATAATAATGAAGATCATTCATTTGTTGAATCTGATTTCCAAAAGCTATCTAAGAAGGATCAAAAACGTATGTTGGAAACTCTAACCAAAGAGATGAAACATGCAGCTGCCAAATTAGATTTCGAAAAAGCGGCATCGCTTCGTGATACAGTAATGGAATTAAAGAGTGAAATGTAA